The DNA segment CACCTTTTTCTTGTTAAAGAAGTATGGAAGCCCTAAATCTctaagaaaaacatcattttcacAATCCTGGAAGCTATCAGAAAGCCAAATACTCAAATTTTCCAAACAGAGAGCACAGATTAGCTGCTTATGGCTTACCTACGATCCATATGATAGAAATCTGACGCTGATCAACTTAACTAGAGAACGATAGCTACAAATAAAGCAGAAAGGAAGCCCAAAATTTTGCTTACTTTCTCGGACTTGGCCTTCTCGGCTTCGAGCCTCTCCTTCTCCGCCTTTCGCCTCAGCTTCTCCATCCGCCCCCTCTCCATTTTCTACGCACAAAACCAGCCCAGTCAGACCACACGAACACATCCCCCGATCAAGACCAAGAAGGCTCCGACAAAGGCTACCGAGACAGCAGCAAGGGCCACTCACCTGGATGTAGACGTTCTCGGCAGCTCGCTCCTCCTCGCTGAGGATCCGACCCCTGTCGTCGCTAAAGAAACGAGGGCTCCTCCGAGCCAGCTTCTCCATCGCCGGCCTCCACAACCGAGGGACGCGGGCGGTGGCGGATCTCATTGCCATGGACGACCTGCTTCGCGAGCACAGACGACAGACCAGAAGCTAAGAGGACCCACGAGAGGGAGTCCAATTTATACGAGAACAAACCGGAATGGATAAGGATGGAGTAAACCGGGCCAGCCGACGAACCGCTACTCTCGAGCGGTTTAGTAAACCGGGGCGTAAATATCTTTCGAGGCTTGGAATATTCCAGTACGCAATTTATCAAAAAAGCCTAAACCAATTTATGTTATTCTTATACACCCCTCAAAACTGATATGATCCACTTCTGCGATCGGACGGTCAGGGACATGCCATCAAATGTTTATTAATCTTCCAGTGATcagaattttaaataaaaataaaaggcaAAAAAAACTTCTCCTATTGTTTatagcatatattttaaaattagcaTATTTTCCCCTCCAAATGTTAATATTATATCTATATTCCATATCcctctaaaatttaaattatatatatatatatatatatatatatata comes from the Musa acuminata AAA Group cultivar baxijiao chromosome BXJ1-10, Cavendish_Baxijiao_AAA, whole genome shotgun sequence genome and includes:
- the LOC135595749 gene encoding uncharacterized protein At2g27730, mitochondrial-like isoform X2, which translates into the protein MAMRSATARVPRLWRPAMEKLARRSPRFFSDDRGRILSEEERAAENVYIQKMERGRMEKLRRKAEKERLEAEKAKSEKAIQIQSI
- the LOC135595749 gene encoding uncharacterized protein At2g27730, mitochondrial-like isoform X1: MAMRSATARVPRLWRPAMEKLARRSPRFFSDDRGRILSEEERAAENVYIQKMERGRMEKLRRKAEKERLEAEKAKSEKRSEEPHKG